One region of Brachybacterium saurashtrense genomic DNA includes:
- a CDS encoding ABC transporter permease, which translates to MSTVNTSMAEETMAPRANPLRSFNFSGRFWTALVLVVFVILLGLAGFVYPTGPAEKVGSLYDAPGGGLLLGTDNFGHDVLAVLMAGTRTSLIIGLVAGIVATTIGVTIGLVAGYVGGWFEELLMGVTNVVLAIPAIVVLILISVSLPESTIWSLAVVIGITSWPWTARAVRAQASSVATREHIDVARLSGARLGGILVKDVLPYILSYAVMAFVLQVAGAILAEAALSMLGLGPSGANSLGTQLHWSLAFQAVASGAWWAFLPPTLVLTLVSFGFLLLQASLDEVFNPRLRRGKRKQMKQAAARRAEEARALAAQQAAPSDSSLPTRAGDPA; encoded by the coding sequence ATGAGCACCGTCAACACCTCCATGGCCGAGGAGACCATGGCCCCTCGGGCCAACCCTCTGCGCTCGTTCAACTTCTCCGGTCGGTTCTGGACGGCCCTGGTCCTGGTGGTCTTCGTGATCCTGCTGGGCCTGGCCGGCTTCGTGTACCCCACCGGTCCCGCGGAGAAGGTCGGCTCGCTCTACGACGCCCCGGGAGGCGGCCTGCTGCTGGGCACGGACAACTTCGGGCACGACGTGCTCGCCGTGCTCATGGCGGGCACCCGCACCTCGTTGATCATCGGGCTGGTGGCCGGGATCGTCGCCACCACCATCGGTGTCACGATCGGACTGGTCGCCGGCTACGTGGGCGGGTGGTTCGAGGAGCTCCTGATGGGCGTCACCAACGTGGTGCTCGCGATCCCCGCGATCGTGGTGCTGATCCTCATCTCAGTGTCCCTGCCGGAGAGCACCATCTGGTCGCTCGCGGTGGTCATCGGCATCACCTCCTGGCCGTGGACCGCCCGCGCCGTGCGCGCGCAGGCCTCGTCGGTCGCCACCCGCGAGCACATCGATGTGGCTCGGCTCTCCGGGGCGCGTCTGGGCGGGATCCTGGTCAAGGACGTCCTGCCGTACATCCTGTCCTACGCGGTGATGGCCTTCGTGCTGCAGGTCGCCGGTGCCATCCTCGCCGAGGCGGCGCTGTCGATGCTGGGCCTGGGCCCCTCGGGGGCGAACTCCCTGGGCACCCAGCTGCACTGGTCGCTCGCCTTCCAGGCGGTGGCCTCGGGGGCCTGGTGGGCGTTCCTCCCGCCCACCCTGGTGCTCACGCTCGTCTCCTTCGGCTTCCTGCTGCTGCAGGCCAGCCTCGACGAGGTGTTCAACCCCCGACTGCGGCGCGGCAAGCGGAAGCAGATGAAGCAGGCCGCCGCGCGTCGCGCCGAGGAGGCGCGTGCGCTCGCCGCACAGCAGGCCGCGCCCTCCGACTCCTCCCTTCCCACACGAGCAGGTGATCCCGCATGA
- a CDS encoding ABC transporter substrate-binding protein has protein sequence MAVTGALGGAATLAACGGATGGGDGGGGASGEELVGVGNNGEAGTGRSGEAADQLFIAGFQWSPPTTFNTFAAAPAWPASANVAQYIYETLLRFHIVSGELLPGLAASYEVNGTESITLTLQDGITWHDGSEFTPEDVIYTFELGKIDPGLGVASFWNDVDELTAEGNTLNIAINQERKNVGAVLNSLATQFIVAKSQFEQAVEESGDSIAAWETMEPLGTGPFTLELADQTQIILARHEDYWGQDFYGGLPAMTKIIHPIFKSNEDGNLKFQNGELDVMQQFVPQIWKMWESGKPVGTYLREEPYYTPGSMPMLLINTTKPGLDDPAVRKALAHAVDYASIAETAMSGYSSQVLASLIIPDGAEDQWLDRDKAAADGWTFDAAKAEQLLQDAGYEKGSDGFYAKDGQKLGPWKLITPQGWTDWNAALEIVAKNLQSIGVDAATNFPQQAQTQSAIQNGDFDMACWYVAGTGPATPWQRFSDVMSNVDMAPAGQTAYRNYGRWENDEVNDLLTAASSAADDASKLEALTALDNLYRAEVPAFPLMYRPDEFFEFNAGNWSNWPAEDNDYAAPMFRGAGNQWIFELKKIGG, from the coding sequence ATGGCGGTCACCGGAGCGCTCGGCGGCGCGGCCACGCTGGCCGCCTGCGGCGGCGCGACCGGCGGCGGTGACGGCGGGGGCGGAGCCTCCGGCGAGGAGCTCGTCGGCGTGGGCAACAACGGCGAGGCCGGCACGGGCCGCAGCGGCGAGGCGGCCGACCAGCTGTTCATCGCCGGCTTCCAGTGGAGCCCGCCCACCACCTTCAACACCTTCGCCGCGGCGCCGGCCTGGCCGGCCTCCGCGAACGTCGCCCAGTACATCTACGAGACCCTGCTGCGCTTCCACATCGTCTCCGGCGAGCTGCTGCCGGGCCTGGCGGCCTCCTACGAGGTCAACGGCACCGAGTCGATCACCCTCACGCTGCAGGACGGCATCACCTGGCACGACGGCAGCGAGTTCACCCCCGAGGACGTCATCTACACCTTCGAGCTGGGAAAGATCGACCCCGGTCTGGGCGTCGCCTCCTTCTGGAACGACGTGGATGAGCTCACCGCCGAGGGCAACACCCTCAACATCGCGATCAACCAGGAGCGCAAGAACGTGGGCGCGGTGCTGAACTCGCTGGCCACCCAGTTTATCGTCGCCAAGAGCCAGTTCGAGCAGGCCGTCGAGGAGTCCGGCGACTCGATCGCGGCGTGGGAGACCATGGAGCCGCTGGGCACCGGCCCGTTCACCCTCGAGCTCGCTGATCAGACTCAGATCATCCTGGCCCGTCACGAGGACTACTGGGGACAGGACTTCTACGGGGGCCTGCCCGCGATGACGAAGATCATCCATCCGATCTTCAAGTCAAACGAGGACGGCAACCTCAAGTTCCAGAACGGCGAGCTCGACGTGATGCAGCAGTTCGTCCCCCAGATCTGGAAGATGTGGGAGTCCGGCAAGCCGGTGGGCACCTACCTCCGGGAGGAGCCGTACTACACGCCCGGCTCGATGCCCATGCTGCTGATCAACACCACCAAGCCCGGCCTCGACGACCCGGCCGTGCGCAAGGCCCTCGCGCACGCGGTGGACTACGCTTCGATCGCGGAGACCGCGATGAGCGGCTACTCCTCCCAGGTGCTCGCCTCGCTGATCATCCCCGACGGCGCCGAGGACCAGTGGCTCGACCGCGACAAGGCCGCCGCCGACGGTTGGACCTTCGACGCCGCGAAGGCCGAGCAACTGCTGCAGGACGCCGGCTACGAGAAGGGCTCGGACGGCTTCTACGCCAAGGACGGCCAGAAGCTCGGTCCCTGGAAGCTCATCACCCCGCAGGGCTGGACCGACTGGAACGCGGCGCTCGAGATCGTCGCGAAGAACCTCCAGTCCATCGGTGTGGACGCGGCGACGAACTTCCCCCAGCAGGCACAGACCCAGTCCGCCATCCAGAACGGCGACTTCGACATGGCCTGCTGGTACGTGGCCGGCACCGGTCCCGCCACCCCGTGGCAGCGCTTCAGCGACGTGATGAGCAACGTGGACATGGCCCCCGCCGGCCAGACCGCCTATCGCAACTACGGCCGCTGGGAGAACGACGAGGTCAACGACCTGCTCACGGCCGCCTCCTCCGCCGCCGACGACGCCTCCAAGCTCGAGGCGCTCACCGCGCTGGACAATCTGTACCGCGCCGAGGTGCCGGCCTTCCCGCTGATGTACCGTCCGGACGAGTTCTTCGAGTTCAACGCCGGCAACTGGTCCAACTGGCCCGCGGAGGACAACGACTACGCCGCCCCGATGTTCCGCGGGGCCGGCAACCAGTGGATCTTCGAGCTGAAGAAGATCGGCGGCTGA
- a CDS encoding ABC transporter ATP-binding protein — protein MSALHGTPIAPDETGLLARASGIRCVYGGGEKDFTAVDDVSVELREGEILGLAGESGCGKTTLGNALAMIATPPLYVLSGTLEIDGEQIDLSTLSMADVKRHRPYRGRTVAMLPQGAMNSISPTLRIRSLVRDVMRAHDPRVSTDEALDLARERLTMLDMPVRVLDSYAHQLSGGMKQRMITVISTLQNPRLLIADEPTSALDVSSQRMLVEMLLEMVEQRIMSGVVFVTHDLPVLSQISDRLAIMNSGQIVESGPTRQLVEDAQHDYTRTLLSSVLDPSRETRERGRTRRGGGAHPAPESAPEQAARPDEKEVGTR, from the coding sequence ATGAGTGCGCTGCACGGCACACCGATCGCACCCGACGAGACCGGGTTGCTGGCCCGGGCCTCCGGCATCCGCTGCGTGTACGGCGGCGGGGAGAAGGACTTCACCGCGGTGGACGACGTCTCCGTCGAGCTGCGCGAGGGCGAGATCCTGGGTCTGGCCGGGGAGTCCGGCTGCGGGAAGACCACGCTCGGCAACGCCCTGGCGATGATCGCCACCCCGCCGCTGTACGTGCTCTCCGGCACGCTCGAGATCGACGGCGAGCAGATCGACCTCTCCACGTTGTCGATGGCCGATGTCAAGCGGCACCGGCCCTATCGGGGTCGCACGGTCGCGATGCTGCCCCAGGGGGCGATGAACTCGATCAGCCCCACCCTGCGGATCCGCAGCCTGGTGCGTGACGTGATGCGGGCGCACGATCCGCGCGTCTCCACCGACGAGGCCCTCGACCTCGCGCGGGAGCGGCTGACGATGCTGGACATGCCGGTGCGGGTGCTCGACTCCTACGCCCACCAGCTCTCCGGCGGGATGAAGCAGCGCATGATCACCGTGATCTCCACGCTGCAGAACCCCCGCCTGCTGATCGCCGACGAACCGACGTCGGCGCTGGACGTCTCCAGCCAGCGCATGCTGGTGGAGATGCTGCTGGAGATGGTGGAGCAGCGGATCATGTCCGGCGTGGTGTTCGTGACCCACGACCTCCCGGTGCTCTCCCAGATCTCCGACCGCCTGGCGATCATGAACTCCGGACAGATCGTGGAATCGGGCCCCACGAGGCAGCTCGTCGAGGATGCCCAGCACGACTACACCCGCACCCTGCTCTCCTCCGTGCTGGACCCCAGCCGGGAGACGCGGGAGCGGGGCAGGACCCGACGAGGCGGTGGCGCACACCCCGCGCCGGAGAGCGCGCCGGAGCAGGCAGCACGTCCCGACGAGAAGGAGGTGGGGACCCGATGA
- a CDS encoding FecCD family ABC transporter permease, whose product MTATLETPADAPAGGGAPGGAGVARRRERRKLLVLAAGVVASVLALLASVTIGTAGVGLGDVVRALRLAVFGGTLSADFASTYSVITQLRLPRVLLAFAAGAALSVSGVLMQGLLRNPLVSPFTLGVSPAAAFGAALVITLAGTQHLPAWATIAGAMIMALTVSAVVLGIATARRMAVATLLLLGIAMTQIFEALTSALQFTANENTLQAIIRWTFGSVNDAVWSDVLVVGTVALVAIPLTLMFSKDLNAIAFAGDDAARSFGVNVGPVRVGLIALAVTLAAVVVSFCGIIGFVGLVGPHIARLAIGADHRHLLPFAALSGGLLLLIADAVGRTVIAPAVVPVGIVVAFIGGPVFIYLILTRRNTLK is encoded by the coding sequence ATGACCGCCACCCTCGAGACCCCCGCCGACGCCCCCGCGGGCGGCGGCGCGCCCGGCGGCGCCGGCGTGGCCCGCCGCCGCGAGCGGCGCAAGCTGCTCGTCCTCGCCGCCGGTGTGGTGGCGTCGGTGCTCGCGCTGCTCGCCTCGGTGACCATCGGCACCGCCGGCGTGGGCCTCGGCGACGTGGTCCGTGCGCTGCGGCTCGCCGTGTTCGGCGGCACCCTGAGCGCCGATTTCGCCTCCACCTACTCGGTGATCACCCAGCTGCGGCTACCGCGCGTGCTGCTCGCCTTCGCGGCGGGGGCGGCGCTGTCCGTCTCCGGCGTGCTCATGCAGGGCCTGCTCCGCAACCCGCTGGTCAGCCCCTTCACCCTGGGGGTGTCCCCGGCCGCCGCGTTCGGCGCCGCCTTGGTGATCACCCTGGCCGGCACCCAGCACCTGCCCGCCTGGGCCACCATCGCCGGTGCGATGATCATGGCGCTCACCGTCTCCGCGGTGGTGCTCGGCATCGCCACCGCACGCCGCATGGCCGTGGCCACCCTGCTGCTGCTGGGCATCGCGATGACCCAGATCTTCGAGGCCCTCACCTCGGCGCTGCAGTTCACCGCCAACGAGAACACCCTGCAGGCGATCATCCGCTGGACCTTCGGCTCCGTGAACGACGCGGTGTGGTCCGATGTTCTCGTGGTGGGGACCGTGGCCCTGGTCGCGATCCCGCTCACGCTGATGTTCTCCAAGGACCTCAACGCGATCGCCTTCGCGGGGGACGACGCCGCCCGCAGCTTCGGCGTCAACGTGGGCCCGGTGCGGGTGGGGCTCATCGCCCTCGCCGTCACACTCGCGGCCGTGGTGGTCTCCTTCTGCGGGATCATCGGCTTCGTGGGCCTGGTCGGCCCGCACATTGCACGTCTCGCCATCGGCGCTGACCACCGCCACCTGCTGCCCTTCGCGGCGCTCTCCGGCGGCCTGCTGCTGCTGATCGCCGACGCCGTGGGCCGCACCGTCATCGCCCCGGCGGTGGTGCCCGTCGGCATCGTGGTCGCCTTCATCGGCGGCCCCGTGTTCATCTACCTCATCCTCACGCGAAGGAACACCCTCAAGTGA
- a CDS encoding ABC transporter ATP-binding protein has protein sequence MSLSVQHLSFSYGTRTILEDVSFEVAPGAFCALLGPNGSGKSTLVKAIAGVHRARKGTVTVEGRETGSLGRRELATVVGYVPQAGDAPFDLTVREAVMLGRTPHFGLAPRAEDRAKVEDSIVRMGLGDIAERSLSELSGGQQQRALIARALAQDTRVLLLDEPTSALDLRYQIETLQLVRQITREEGISALIAIHDLNHAARYCDQIVVLHGGRMVADGPPAEALQAPTLRSVYEVDVEVVAGDGAVEVRPRVDEAGFTRTGERLGELDPAGAATAGDPRREPVASR, from the coding sequence GTGAGCCTCTCCGTCCAGCACCTCTCCTTCTCCTACGGCACCCGCACGATCCTCGAGGACGTCTCCTTCGAGGTGGCGCCCGGCGCGTTCTGCGCCCTGCTGGGCCCGAACGGCTCGGGGAAGTCCACCCTCGTCAAGGCGATAGCCGGCGTGCATCGCGCCCGGAAGGGCACCGTCACCGTCGAGGGACGCGAGACCGGCTCCCTGGGCCGGCGCGAGCTCGCGACCGTCGTCGGCTACGTGCCCCAGGCCGGTGACGCCCCCTTCGACCTCACCGTGCGCGAGGCCGTGATGCTGGGACGCACCCCGCACTTCGGCCTCGCCCCGCGCGCCGAGGACCGCGCGAAGGTCGAGGACTCGATCGTGCGGATGGGGCTCGGCGACATCGCCGAGCGCTCCCTGTCCGAGCTCTCCGGCGGCCAGCAGCAGCGCGCGCTCATCGCCCGCGCCCTGGCGCAGGACACGCGCGTGCTGCTCCTGGACGAGCCCACCAGCGCCCTCGACCTCCGCTACCAGATCGAGACCCTGCAGCTGGTCCGCCAGATCACCCGCGAGGAGGGCATCAGCGCCCTCATCGCGATCCACGACCTCAACCACGCCGCCCGCTACTGCGACCAGATCGTCGTGCTCCACGGGGGCCGGATGGTCGCCGACGGACCCCCCGCCGAGGCGCTGCAGGCCCCTACGCTGCGGAGCGTCTACGAGGTGGACGTCGAGGTGGTCGCCGGCGACGGCGCGGTGGAGGTGCGGCCCCGGGTCGACGAGGCCGGCTTCACCCGCACCGGGGAGCGCCTCGGCGAGCTCGACCCGGCCGGCGCGGCCACCGCAGGGGACCCGCGGCGCGAGCCCGTGGCGAGCCGGTGA
- a CDS encoding ABC transporter permease → MKLGRYIAQKTVWYVVALVAAVSLNFLLPRLVPGNPVDVIVSNLSRGGSVTSEQQQQIYESYVREFGLDQSLWQQFLTYVGKVFTGDLGTSFAYYPASVNDLVGQALPWSIAVQLPAILIGWILGNVVGAIAAFRGGNWDRSVFTSALFLSAMPYYCLSIILLYVLAVVTGFFPVGGAYSLGLTPEFSAAFLWDAISYYWLPFLSLVIVFIGGQAVGMRSMAIYELGGDYVNYARAMGIKDNTITQYIFRNAMLPQITGLALAIGTLVGGALITELVFSYPGVGLLLFNAIASNDYPVIQAITLIITVAVLLANFAVEIVYGIVDPRIRAAKSGEK, encoded by the coding sequence GTGAAACTCGGCCGCTACATCGCCCAGAAGACGGTGTGGTACGTGGTCGCGCTGGTGGCAGCAGTGAGTCTCAACTTCCTGCTGCCCCGGCTCGTCCCCGGCAACCCCGTCGACGTCATCGTCTCCAACCTCTCTCGCGGCGGCAGCGTCACGAGCGAGCAGCAGCAGCAGATCTACGAGAGCTACGTCCGCGAGTTCGGCCTCGACCAGTCGCTGTGGCAGCAGTTCCTCACCTACGTGGGCAAGGTCTTCACCGGGGATCTCGGGACCTCCTTCGCCTACTACCCGGCCTCGGTCAACGACCTGGTGGGGCAGGCCCTGCCCTGGTCGATCGCGGTGCAGCTGCCCGCGATCCTCATCGGCTGGATCCTCGGCAACGTGGTGGGCGCCATCGCCGCCTTCCGCGGCGGGAACTGGGACCGCTCGGTGTTCACCTCCGCGCTGTTCCTCTCCGCGATGCCGTACTACTGCCTCTCGATCATCCTGCTGTACGTGCTGGCCGTGGTCACCGGGTTCTTTCCCGTGGGCGGCGCGTACTCCCTGGGGCTCACCCCGGAGTTCTCCGCCGCCTTCCTCTGGGACGCGATCAGCTACTACTGGCTGCCGTTCCTGTCGCTGGTGATCGTGTTCATCGGCGGCCAGGCCGTGGGCATGCGTTCGATGGCCATCTACGAGCTGGGCGGCGACTACGTCAACTACGCCCGCGCGATGGGCATCAAGGACAACACGATCACGCAGTACATCTTCCGCAACGCGATGCTGCCGCAGATCACGGGCCTCGCGCTCGCGATCGGCACCCTCGTGGGCGGCGCGCTCATCACAGAGCTGGTGTTCAGCTACCCCGGTGTGGGCCTGCTGCTGTTCAACGCGATCGCCTCCAACGACTACCCCGTCATCCAGGCGATCACGCTGATCATCACCGTGGCCGTGCTGCTGGCGAACTTCGCCGTGGAGATCGTGTACGGCATCGTCGATCCGCGCATCCGCGCGGCCAAGTCCGGGGAGAAGTGA
- a CDS encoding FAD/NAD(P)-binding protein, giving the protein MSAPEQFDAVIVGGGPRGVATVLRIAARAAAAGSAPVRLAVVDAVAIGPGATWRLDQPAQYLNNTQADATTVHPDGSTRMSGPAAPGPDLVQWARAVRERGTHPAGEWVVAEAAALTGPAFPTRRLQGVYFRDQLEAAVAGGAVELTEVVGRAVDLDRDGDGDGDGDGAVVVLEEGRRLAAPTVVLAQGMVQGRRTPDIEALVRFADRHGLRYVEPGMPAERALGDLPAGQDVLVRGLGANFFDVVGQLAAQWGGHVEPVAGDPHGRLRYLPSGREPRLVVGSRRGIPYRAKPDGGRSVRPFAPRWATPEWFEGLAARGGVDFATEVWPVLACEFARAHLDALAALHPGAVVGDWRAGLDAARTAAEVDAVLEASVVEDEWRWTLEELHRPTHGRSVAPVEWERLVHRLVRQELGSMSDPSHHPRAAVNAAMGALRRHVGRLTARGAFTGTSLARDVLGWFDGDSLALASGPPADRVRLVLALLEAGVIMLLGPETTIEADERRGRFRAVSAITGAAADSAVLLETRMSKGKVPETEDPLLRALLGTGRARVHTVDGIPTHSMEATGAEVSEHATGGHNLVAADGSVDRAVVVLGIPAASTQPGSAIGASPGVPSPLLAGADVAARQILQRVRVPA; this is encoded by the coding sequence GTGAGCGCCCCGGAGCAGTTCGACGCCGTGATTGTCGGCGGCGGGCCCCGCGGGGTCGCGACCGTGCTGCGCATCGCGGCCCGCGCCGCGGCCGCCGGGAGCGCGCCGGTGCGTCTCGCGGTCGTCGACGCCGTCGCCATCGGGCCCGGTGCGACCTGGCGCCTGGACCAGCCCGCCCAGTACCTCAACAACACCCAGGCCGATGCCACCACCGTCCATCCCGACGGGTCCACGCGCATGAGCGGCCCCGCCGCGCCGGGGCCCGATCTCGTGCAGTGGGCCCGCGCCGTGCGGGAACGCGGAACTCATCCGGCGGGGGAGTGGGTGGTCGCCGAGGCCGCGGCGCTGACCGGCCCCGCCTTCCCCACCCGTCGCCTGCAGGGCGTGTACTTCCGCGACCAGCTCGAGGCGGCCGTGGCCGGCGGCGCCGTGGAGCTCACCGAGGTCGTGGGCCGCGCCGTGGACCTCGACCGCGATGGTGACGGCGACGGCGACGGCGACGGTGCGGTGGTGGTGCTCGAGGAGGGCCGCCGCCTCGCCGCTCCCACCGTGGTGCTCGCCCAGGGCATGGTGCAGGGGCGCCGCACGCCCGACATCGAGGCACTGGTGCGCTTCGCGGACCGGCACGGCCTGCGCTACGTGGAGCCCGGCATGCCCGCCGAGCGCGCCCTCGGGGACCTCCCGGCCGGACAGGACGTGCTGGTGCGGGGCCTCGGCGCGAACTTCTTCGACGTCGTCGGGCAGCTCGCCGCCCAGTGGGGCGGGCACGTCGAGCCCGTCGCCGGCGATCCGCACGGACGCCTGCGCTACCTGCCCAGCGGCCGCGAGCCGCGCCTGGTGGTCGGCTCCCGCCGCGGGATCCCGTACCGCGCCAAGCCCGACGGCGGCCGCAGCGTGCGCCCGTTCGCCCCGCGCTGGGCGACCCCGGAGTGGTTCGAGGGCCTCGCCGCGCGCGGCGGCGTGGACTTCGCGACCGAGGTGTGGCCGGTGCTCGCCTGCGAGTTCGCCCGCGCGCATCTCGACGCGCTCGCGGCGCTGCACCCCGGCGCGGTGGTCGGGGACTGGCGCGCCGGGCTCGACGCCGCCCGCACCGCCGCCGAGGTCGACGCCGTGCTGGAGGCCTCCGTGGTCGAGGACGAGTGGCGCTGGACCCTCGAGGAGCTGCACCGCCCCACCCACGGCCGGTCGGTGGCTCCCGTCGAGTGGGAGCGACTGGTGCACCGCCTGGTGCGCCAGGAGCTCGGCTCGATGTCGGACCCGTCCCACCACCCCCGGGCGGCCGTGAACGCCGCGATGGGCGCGCTGCGCCGGCACGTGGGCCGCCTCACCGCGCGCGGCGCCTTCACCGGGACGTCCCTCGCCCGCGACGTGCTGGGCTGGTTCGACGGCGACTCCCTGGCCCTCGCCTCCGGACCGCCCGCGGACAGGGTGCGCCTGGTGCTCGCGCTCCTCGAGGCGGGGGTGATCATGCTGCTCGGCCCCGAGACGACGATCGAGGCCGACGAGCGCCGCGGGCGCTTCCGGGCGGTCTCAGCGATCACGGGCGCGGCGGCCGACTCCGCCGTGCTGCTGGAGACCCGGATGTCCAAGGGGAAGGTGCCGGAGACGGAGGATCCGCTGCTGCGCGCCCTGCTCGGCACCGGGCGCGCGCGGGTGCACACCGTCGACGGCATCCCGACGCACAGCATGGAGGCCACCGGCGCGGAGGTCTCCGAGCACGCGACGGGCGGTCACAACCTGGTGGCGGCCGACGGGTCGGTGGACCGCGCGGTGGTGGTGCTCGGCATCCCCGCGGCGTCCACCCAGCCGGGCTCCGCGATCGGCGCCAGCCCGGGCGTCCCCTCGCCGCTGCTCGCGGGCGCGGACGTCGCCGCGCGGCAGATCCTGCAGCGGGTGCGCGTCCCCGCCTGA